TCGTGGTGAGACAATAGATTTCGCTGGCGCTCATCTATGCTCACACTCTACGTTAGATAAATAGATGAGAAAACTAATCACATTCCTACTGCTTCTATCCCTGACATGCAGCTTGAGCGCATCTGACACCTCAAAATCAACAAAAGCTGCGATTAAAGATGCATTTAGCCTTCAGCAAGTGGATGAGATGCCGATCCAGACATATCAATCTAAATTAGCATACCCAAAAAAACTATTAGAAAAAGGAATCGAAGGAGAAGCATCTATTGAATTAATCATAAGCAAAAATGGTGATGTAATCGCAACAACGGTGATCAAAACAACTCACCCTGAATTCGGGAAAGCTGCACAGGATGCTATCAAAAAGTGGAAATTCAAACCAGGGACCAAAAATGGGAAAGCAGTGCAGGTCAGGACCCAAATCCGCATCCCATTCAGTATTGCACCCAAAATCTAACCATTCGAGCGACTCAATGAGTTTCGCTACCGCTCACTCATGAGTCCTCTCGACGATCGATGAAAGAATTCCTCATAGCCTCATTGCTCTTCGCATTACTACCTCAGCTTTCATTTTCTGAAGAGATGATAACTGTTCGTTTATTTGGAAGAGTTGCCGAACCTGGTGTGAAGGAAATACCGAAAGGAACTGGCATTGTAGATCTCATTTATCAGTCAGGAGGCGTTGTCCCTGGTGGATGCCCTGCATGCTGCAAAATAAAGGACATAACAGAAAAAGGAGCACGGCAGATTGAAGTCGATGCATATGAAATCGTAATGGAGAATAAGGAAGACTTTCAATTGCGAGACGATCAGACAATCTGGATGCCTGAGCACGTCATTGGGCATTTAGATTGGAAGGACATCCAGAAATTCAACGAAATGCTACCAGCCTATCTGGAAAATCAAAAATCGATCAAGACGGAGTGAGACAATAGATTTCGCTGGTGCTCATCTATGCTCATCCTCGACGTTGGGCAGAAATAAAAAATGGATTCAGAGCACAAAATCACGCTGACCTATAGCAACCGAGAAACGTCTTTTAAAATCTCTTCAGCAGTCATCTGGAGAAATAGTGACAGTTCCGTATGCATTGAGATTGAAGGGGAAGATATCAAGTTTGACGGAAATAATATAGATAGCGCATACGGAGCACCTATGATTAATGCCACTTGGAAATTCAGCTCTGATAGCTTTGAAGCGCTTTCTAAAACGAAGGTGTTCATTCCAGAATCATACGACCCCGAAATTGAAGATCACGTTTCCACTCTTTACCTCTCTGAACATTTAGATTTTGACGAATGCAATCTCAGCTTTGGAGAACTGAAAGAAGGCACAATACCTATTACATTCTCAGGAATTAGTCCTAGTGACCCAACAGGGACAGAACCAGATGAAGGAATCAAAGTTAGCGGAAGTGCGATCTTAACTATTCAATAAATCAAAAAACCTATGGCCCAACCAGTCGGCATATGACAATAGATTTCGCTGCGCTCATCTATGCATAGCCTCCACGATATCCAAAAGAAAGAACCCAGATTTTTTAACCGCTTAATCACGCTTAATGAACGCTTAACTAGCACGACGTGAGGTTTAATTTTAAGCGCAAATTAAGCGAAGTTAAGCGGATCCAGCTCTGCTGGCCTCTGGGAATAATTGAATTGAAGGAATCCACATTCTAACCACTCTGAACGAATCTAAAAGTCCCACTAAAATGAACCTCAACCACTCCGAAGCCTCGCACCCGATTGCACCGCCCACTGGTATATCCAGACGGCGCACTCAATAGATTTCGCTCCCGCTCATCTATCGAGTGGCCTCTACGATGGGAAAGAAATGAATAAACGAAGCATCTCCTTGATAATCATCATAGCAGGTATTGTTTCATTTGCTGCTATCCTACGACTAAAGGAGGACGATTGCGTAAAGCTACGTGACGCCTCCAGTGTATGTTTTTCGCGTTATCAGGAACTCAGAAAAGGAAGTCCTGATCAGTTTACAGAAATCATTCCGAATGAGATATGGGGTGACTACATCTCCTCGATGTCACCGATTGAAGTCTATCTTGATGTCACTAACGTGGTAATTGCATTGAAAAGAAGTGATGAGGTTGAAACTGGATTGTATGTTCACATCCCAGTTTCTTCATACCTCGGGAGAGAAGGAACACACGGATTCAGCTTTCACCACCTCACAGACGGCGTGTCAGAGTATACGCGTGTGCTCCAACCAATCGCGGTGAGATAATAATGCAGAAAAGCACCAGTCCAATTTTCCATGTTTTTTTAGATTGCGAGAAAAAAAGGGATCAAACGCAAAATATAAAGATCCAGTAAAATTCACCCGCAACCGATTCACCCATTTATTATAATTTCCAGCGCCCCCCCTATCGATGAGTGCATACAATCAAAACGCATAGAATCTTTATATTTTGCGTTTGCCCCCTTCGTTCTATCCTTTGCGTTTGACCCTTTCGTTCTATCCGACAAACTGAAGCGTAGATCAATAAAGGTTCTTGTCGAAGCGAGGAACGAGCCTCGAACTAGAACCATGGTTGAACAAGCCGCTGCGCGCCTGTTGCTATCGACCTTATGCGATTTCTTTTTTTCGCTTTAGTTGAGGTCTAAACTGCAAGTGACCTCGAACTGATCGAAACGGATATTGTTTCACGCATTTCAAGTCAATCGGACGCAATCGAGCCGCGAAGCTAGTCGACTGAACGAGCGTTTTGAGTCGGATCTCGATCAGTCGCACAAGCGGATGCAGCTCGCTCTGGCATTGAGCAAAAGGATTCCTTTGGATCGACTGGAGGCAACGCTCCGTCATGCGGCAACAGCGTTGAAGAAGCGTTCGTTGCGCTCTTGAGGCGGCGCGCGTGCGTGGCGCTTCGTGCGCTGCATCGTATTGCCACAACGTGGACACAGGTAGCCGCCATGCATAGGTGCGGATGGTTCCTCTGGCTTGGGGATGCGTGCGTCTAGCAGCAATTGCAACCATTGCAGCTTAGGTTTTCCCCGTGCATGCAGGAAACCTCGATAGCGGATGCGATGAAAACGCGACGGCAACGCGTGCAACAAGAAGCGACGAATAAACTCCACCCCGCTCACCGTGCGTTGCTCATATTCATTTGTATCACGATTCTTGATACGGATGCGGACCTGGTCGCCTTCGATTGCCAACACACGATTGTCACTGATGACACTGTGCTGGACGTATTGGCCGAGATACTTGACCGCGTTCTCGCCCGATCCAGCAGGATCGACGGAGGCGTTCCAATCCATCTTCAACAGTTGCCAGAACAGGCTCCGGTTGATCAAGCCGTGATCGAATAACTCGTTAACGAACAAAGTGCGAAGGCGTGTTGCCAAAGCTTGAGCGTAAATCAAGAAGTCGGGCCGCTTCAGATGCTTGAGGCGATCATTCTCGGTCAAGCCCACGCCAGGCACGATGTAATGGATGTGCGGATGGTAATGCATCTCCTGCGTCCAGCTCTGAAACACACCAAAGAAACCATTTCTCTCAAAGCCTGTGCGTTTCGGATCGGCCAGCAACTCACGTAATGCCTGCGAGCTGCACTTGAAGAACAACTCCATGGCCAAGCGGTTGCCCAGCATTACCGCGCGAAGCTGCTCAGGCAGCGTGAAGGTCACCATGAAGTAAGGCACTGGCAGTAGCTTGCCCATCTGCTTACGCACCCACTGCGCAGTATCGGCTGCCCCGCATTGCGGGCACAGCCGATGATTACAACTATGGAAGGCATGGTGGCTCTGTCCGCAACTGCAGGCATAGCGATGCCCGCCCATCGCCGCAGTGCGGCATAGGAGGATCGCCTGTAAGGCCTTGCGCTGCTCCACGGTGATCGAGTCGCCATACCGAGCCCAATACAGCTCGATGAAGCGCTCGATCACATCCATCACGCTCAATGAGCGCTTAACAGGAGGATGCAGGCAAATCGTCTGCCCGCACGCTGACACGCTCAGCGGCGTAAGATCGGCTCAATCAGCCCTTCGATGTGGCCGATGGCTTCGATATGATTGATCGGCATCAGGTGCGTATAAACCGTCGTCGTCTCGATATGAGCATGCCCCAGATAGGCCTGAAGTTGGTGTAGCGGCACACCGGCCGAGGCTAAATGAGTGGCAAAGCTATGGCGCAGGACGTGACAGGTTACCTTCTTGGTGATGCCTGCCGCGCGAGCGGCTTCCAGCAACCGAAGCCCGAGCCCATGCGACTGCATCGGCTCGGCAGAAGCACCCATACGAGCTCCTGCGTTGACACAACGACCACGACCCACCGAAGGAAACAACCACTTTGGGTTCCTGTGTTGCTTCCAGTAGTCTTGTAGCAACCGGTAGACCACAGTGCTTAAAATCGTGTAACGATCCTTACCGCCCTTGCCATCACGAATGAACAGACGG
The window above is part of the Lentimonas sp. CC4 genome. Proteins encoded here:
- a CDS encoding energy transducer TonB; the protein is MSASDTSKSTKAAIKDAFSLQQVDEMPIQTYQSKLAYPKKLLEKGIEGEASIELIISKNGDVIATTVIKTTHPEFGKAAQDAIKKWKFKPGTKNGKAVQVRTQIRIPFSIAPKI
- a CDS encoding tyrosine-type recombinase/integrase — translated: MRRFAEHLELQDFRLRTQQGYYRHMGLIGTHFKSDPRLVNEEQLREYYVYKRSKGGWAPKSCRQSLAAAKHFYRGMLGKKYASLDLIKARDRETLPEVLTVDELRRLFAHVKFNRYRVPLLLIYACGLRVNECTHLTVNDIDGPGNRLFIRDGKGGKDRYTILSTVVYRLLQDYWKQHRNPKWLFPSVGRGRCVNAGARMGASAEPMQSHGLGLRLLEAARAAGITKKVTCHVLRHSFATHLASAGVPLHQLQAYLGHAHIETTTVYTHLMPINHIEAIGHIEGLIEPILRR
- a CDS encoding transposase, which gives rise to MSACGQTICLHPPVKRSLSVMDVIERFIELYWARYGDSITVEQRKALQAILLCRTAAMGGHRYACSCGQSHHAFHSCNHRLCPQCGAADTAQWVRKQMGKLLPVPYFMVTFTLPEQLRAVMLGNRLAMELFFKCSSQALRELLADPKRTGFERNGFFGVFQSWTQEMHYHPHIHYIVPGVGLTENDRLKHLKRPDFLIYAQALATRLRTLFVNELFDHGLINRSLFWQLLKMDWNASVDPAGSGENAVKYLGQYVQHSVISDNRVLAIEGDQVRIRIKNRDTNEYEQRTVSGVEFIRRFLLHALPSRFHRIRYRGFLHARGKPKLQWLQLLLDARIPKPEEPSAPMHGGYLCPRCGNTMQRTKRHARAPPQERNERFFNAVAA